The DNA window GCAGCAATGATGTCTTGAGTTGGAGGTGAGAACAGGCACGTTGTGATCCCTGCCTGAGGCGTCGGTAGACGCGAGAGTGGGTGGGAGCTGTGGTGGGGCGACCTGCAGGAGGCTCCCGATTCCCGAAGACCCCTTGGAACCCACCGGCTTAAACTTGACTTCTTCACCCCCACGTAATCGATCAGCAGTGAAGCTGGGATTCTGAATCACCACGACGAGTCACGTCAAGTTCTGATTACACGATTTGGGGGACTGCTTTTGTTCATTTTACTGGCTGATGCCGCCCCTAGTATCCATTTCTGGATCACAAGGCCTCGGCTGTCGGTGCCAGCCTTTGGCTACGCAGCTTCAGCGGTCCCCCTATCCACAGCAGCTGAGTGACACCCGTGAAGGACGTCAGAATGGCCAGGGCCCATCCTACCGTGGGCCAGCCGTGTTGATCCCTGATGAACCCTCCCAGGAGCGGGCCGACCATGCAGCCAACGGCATACGCGACGTTGTACAGCGCGTACGCAAGTGCAATTGGCTCCCGCTCCAACTGCGACTCTTTCCTGTTGTCCTTCATTGACCAGCTGATCTCTGCCATTAGAGGTCCCATGGTGCAAGTTATTCCAAGTCCGATGCCAAACAAGAGTCCGCAAAGCATCACCTTGTGCTGTATCGTGTTCTCCGACACGAAGCGCAAGCAGATGAGAAACGGAgtggagaggaagaagccaAACGTGGTCAACCACTTTGCCCCGTATCGGTCCCCCAACGATCCAGCTACGGGGCTGAGGAAGGTTGGTATGATGAATGGCAGGAAGATGAGTCCAGCTCCAATCGAGTCCCAGCCAAAGAGAGTTTCTACCTGAAGCGGAATGATGGCATCAAACGCTGTCTGGATGGACGACTCTACCACACATCCCCAGAACGCGGCGATGAGCCTGGGGTTCTTCAACATCCTGAGTATACCCCCAAGAGTGACTTGCCCGGTGCCCGGGGCGGGAGTCAGCGATGCCTCGGGATCTCGATCGGCTGACTGCGACGAGGACTGTTCCTTTTCCTTGTCGTCGGTTGTGCTGCGGGAAACCGGCTCGGATTCGACCGTCTGCCACTTTTTCGCACGCTTCTTTTCGATGATAACGAATCGCAATACGATATCGCCGGCGATAAGGGCATAGCACATGGCCCAGACCTGGTACCACCCGCCCTTTCCATACACGACACCTccgagcagcggcgccgacaggGCGGCCCAGCTCATCGACGTCCCTATCCAACCCATTGCCTGGCCAATGTGTTTGGGGTCAACCGTGTCGACGACTAGAGCCAAGCCAACCGCCCAGGTCAAGGCACCAGTCATGCCCTGCAGCACGCGGCCGGCcaccatcatggcgacgctgttCATCAGCGTCAGAAGCAGGGTTGACGCGCCTAATAGGAAGAGGCCCGCCAGCAtcggcgctcgtcggctcTGTATTCTGTCGGCAAGAACTCCCCATATTGCTATGCAGCCTAGTTAGCCCAAGTGATTTCGCTGTTGAGAGTCGGCAACTTACGTGAGAATACTAAAACGGAGGCGCCGAACGCTGCCAGCGACACTGACATCCACCGCTGCACTGATTGACTGTCAGTCAGCTCCGGTAGATTGATGTCAGTTGGCCTGGTGTCGCCTTACCTGAGTCTCGAGGGACTCCGGTGCGCTCGGGGAGTGCATAGGGCAGCACAGGCACGATGACGGCATAAGGGAAGAGGTCCTAGGTCACGAGACCATCAACAGTGAGCTCGCCATAACCAAATCACCATCAACTTACAGTGAAAATCGCCATTGCCACGGTAAAGACGATGAGCAGAGTTGACGACCGAATATCCAAAAGAACCGGGCGTTCGCCCTGCCTGGTCACCTTGGCCCGGATGCTGCGTGCCATGGTGGACATGTTCTGGCTGCCTCACGGCACCTCTGGGTGGAACTCGGTAGTTGAACGGGGATCGGTCGTCGTGGAAGCCAAGGGTAGATCTTGGCAAGAGTGTAGAAAAGGTAAAACGGCGTCCAGATGCGTATACACACTAATACCCATCGCGGACGACTTTGCTGGCCGATACACGCACAATAACAGTGAACAAAGGTTTGCAGAATAACGATGCCTATAATGGGCTGCTGCTATGACAATATATCGGGCCCGGGGCTCCGGGAGATCTTACGATTGACTCGTGCCAGCGATCGATGGTACCGTCGTGCCCGGACGGAACGTCGAGGCCCGCGGGGCCCGAGTGAGTTGACGGGCGCCGGCCCAGGCAGGCGCGGGTGCCGGAGGCGACTTCGCGCCCCTGCCTGTTGAAAGTCAGCTGCATTACATGGCAGGTGCGACCATCAACCAAGTGCAAATCGCGAACTCGTTTCGGCAATGTGGTTTATGTcacagcgtcgccgtgctAGTCACGGTTTCATTCAGCACCTTAGGCGCTGgctggtcggtcggtcgtggCCTTGCCCCTTCCGGCATTGGCGGAAGCCGCATCTCCGGGCACGCGGAAGGCGTCTCGGGAACACGGCGCCGGGATAGCGAAGCGGACATCGTCCGTGTCCCTCCGAGCGCGCCGATCGGGTCCCGCGATGCTGCCGCAGCCATGTGACAGAAGCCTTGCGCTCGGACTCTGGCCGCGTAACGATACTACCTCGCGGCGTTGAGAGTTGGAGTATATTGCGTGCCGACTCCCGGGTAGAAGGTAGAGTTGCAGATGGCATCGAGTCACGCTACGGCAATTCGGCATGCCGTCTGGATATATCGTCTTGATTCCCAGTCGTGAGTATGCGTACGAAGAAGAATCATTGGTGCTGCCCCTATGAGTAATCGTttacagtacgaagtacttcgtagtagcATCGGCATGTCAATGGGTGGAGCCGCGACATTCTGTGGGACATGTTCTCGCCTTCGTAGGAAGCACAATATATACCGTTCTTCATACATAAATTTCATCTTGCCCTTGTGCACAGCCTGGTACCTAGATCCTAAGCTGACGACATTCATCACACCCAACTCCTCACTGCTGTACCCCAAAGATGCAAGCGAGAGGATTGCACGCGACCCTGTCCAAACTCAAAGCCTTGTGGTGCCACTGGCTCAAGGAAGATGGCACCGCCCTGCAAGGCGGGACCCCGGGTCACAATCCCGGCCCATAACGGTGTGGCTCACAGCGCTTGACAGCTTATAATGTGGGCTTGGGGTTTTGTCTTGGACTCCAAACATTTCAACAACATGGTCCCAGGCGTGGGCAAACGCCAAGAAAGCGGCAACGGAGACCGAGAGGGCGAACGCGGCCGCACAGCGATGCGCAGCAACCCCTTTGCATGGGTTGCACGGATATACCCTTCTTGCTGTTTGACCGGGGACTGTGTTTCCCAGTGTTCGCAATCGGGACCGCTGATCACGAGTTGGATTCTTGCTGCCCCAACTACAGAGTCGCTTCTTGGGCACTTGGACGCCGTGGAAGAACGCTAGTAGGCTTGTTGATGCGGCTGCTGGCACAATCCCCGGCTGACGGTCATTGTTCGCTGGGTGACCTACTTCTAGACCAGCACCTGATCTCTTGCTGCATCGCGTGTGACTACGAAGTGCTGCTTGGGTTCACAGTGCAGTGGCAGCCGGGAGACGATCTGACATGAGCACACCACGGCTGACTTGCCGTCGTGGTTGCAGGTGAGACGAAAATGGTTTCCTTACCGACCAGCAAAGACTGGCACGTCTGATACAggcaggagaaggagacaGGGAGGGCATTGGAGGCAGTCTGACAAAACGACTCATGAAACTGACAGGGTGACGACTCTGAGACGGACGGGACCCCACACAGGGGACGCCGTCAACAGCCACGAGACAGGAGCCCGATGTCCGATACATATGTTTGCTGCGGAAAATACGCTATAGTGAAAGTATTCTTTATCATGGCTGCCAACAGGGCGCGCACACAGGCACGGCCACCGGCACCCGCGGTTGTGATTGAGTCGTGAAGGgccccttccccttcctcccGCTCTCCGCGTTTCTAGCATGGGACCCAGCTGGTTCAAACGCCAACTACCACAAGGTTCGGTCGTCTTCTTTTTCTCAAAACCTTTTCGCGGGCACAGGCCAATCGGGCTTGCGTTTGGAGGACCAGACAGGACACACAGGCAGAACACGTTTCGAAATAGCAACCCATCTGCCTCAAAAAGGTGTGTTCGCAGGTCTCGGAGCGCCGTTTCCGACCAGAAAACCCGAACTAAGCGCTCTTTTTCTGGTGTGCGCGGCGATGCAAACACATCTTCTATTGGGAATCCCCGGGCGGACATgtgccgtccgtccgcgACGTCCGGGACGACATACCTGCCCATCTCACCTGCAAAGTACCTGCCCGTTTGCTCGTGCTAACCCACGCTGCCTGGATATTCGGTGCACCAAACGTCGagtctcgccgccgaagcgcCGCTCGTCACGCGTTGAGCCTGCCGGTGCGATGATTGGATCACGATGGCCGCgctgttgccgtcgtcgaagctgTCACGTCTCGCAAAGACAGCTGTCGTGGAAGCGCCCGTCTACTTGACACGGCGGTAACAGATTGGAACCTgcgaggctggctggctgcctccCTCGGCCCTCCCACGCTACaagccatcatcatcgttCTGCCGCGCTTCAAGAAAAGCAGAAAGGTCTTGCGCGTTATCCTCCCCGGATGGTACGTTTGATGCATGCAGGCAGGGACAAGCCAGCCCCGGGAGCATTGTCATTCGCGACCGCCGGCTATGCGGTTGGCTCCCGCTTCCACGGACGTTCTCATGCAGCAAACCAATCTTCACCTCGCCCCAGGTGCCCCGGGCACCGCGCCTCCTTGCCCCTTGTCCCTTTGCCTGTGCCTTCCAGGTCAGAACGCCGGGCTCCCTGCTCCCCCCATCGCTGCAACTTGGCTAGGGTTGCAACACGTTGTACCTAGCGGAAAGGAAGGGGAGgtggcgccgacgcgccaACGGCCCCCAAAGCCGTGGCAGCGTTTCGAATCAAAAAGGACGACGTGGTTTGGCGTTGGACTTGCCTAGTAGCCAGGCATCCGCGAGAATGCCGGGCCTCTTGGAACATGAGACGAACAAACACGTCCCCCAGGTACTCCAAGCAGGCGCTCGTGTCTTGCGTGTGCTGTCCGAcaggaggaggggagcgCAAAACGCCAGCCGCCATGATTCCAGGATCAGCTGCCGACCCCGGTCAGAAGGCGTTGAAgcttgtttgtttgtttgaAAGACCCTAGGGCCCGTTCGTACCACCCATGCATGAGACGAGACAAGAGCGGGAGGAACACGGAAGCAACAAGACGTCAGCGCAGGGTCCTTTCCAAGTCCCTTTCTTGCCctgggggcggcgccgtcagcaACGGCGCAGTGAGTAGCCGAGCAGGTTGACAGGCACCTCGGCCCGGCCACGGTGGCTGCTATCCATTGCTGGGAGTCTGGGACCGCCCAGGCAGCCACTGGACTGGAGGGTCCAACAGCGAGATAGCGGACATGGACCTGACCCGGCCAGGGTCTGTTAGGTACGTACCACCTCACCTATTCGGGTGCCTGTGGCTCACcgctggaggaggaagctgcccgtgctgctgcgtctgggcatccaaccccccccccccccactaGCCTGGCATGCGAGACCACCTGGCAGAGGCTTTTTGAGACCGATGAGGCGTGCCCCGCTCCTCGGTACCTCACTGCCCGTACTTTGTAGTCAAGTGGTGCTATAGGTCGGTGACTTGGTACCTGTGTACGACGAACCCTCTCCGGTATGGATGGCAGCGCGACGCAAGCTCGCTGCCTTCGTCGTgcgggcagctggaggcCGTGCTACGCGCGCCAGGACTGGTACGGGTAGCTCACGTCTGCGGGAGGGCCGAGTGCGCGACTGCCTTTTTTGTTTTTACGAACGAATCgatcgcggcggctgcaaggCATGGGCCTCATGCTCCCAGCTCAGGGCATGGCACAAGTGGAGCCCACCTGTCCTCtcatcacgccgccgcctcatcacCGGTGGACGTCGCAAACAAAGACCAGCAAGCCTATCCAGAGTGACGCCACGaccgccagcgccaaaaGGGCCCCCAGAGGCTGGGAAGTGCCTACAGTACCTGACATGCAACAAAAACATCTCTCCTGGGCAGGTTCCTGCTGCTTGCGCTGGCGAGCGCCCACGTACTTAGGGGCCCCTCCAGTGGTGCCACGGACAGCCCTGAAGGTGGTGCTCAAATGGGCGGGAGGCTTCCAGCAAAGGAGGACCTGTCGCCGTAACCGCCCTCTTTTAGGGCGGGCAGGCCAGCCGAGCGGTTGCCAGCCAACGCgacgccggggggggggcaggcgaGTGACTGGGCAGGGCACCTTAGTTAGGTAGCCTCCACTGGAACTCTGCCACCCATTCAATCCATCCGTCCACCAAGACCACCAGGTCGGCTGCCTCACGCTGGGCGCTCCCCCCGTCCACCCCACCACCGCACCACTGCCCGGCTCGCCTTGCCCTGCCACACCTCCCTCTCACCTCCACTCGCAGTGGACAGGCTGAGCAAGCCTCCAGCTCCACCTCCACTGGCTGCCGACGTTCGCCCGCCGCAACGCTTTGTGCtgcccgctcccgccgcccaccgccagcTGCCCGCTGACAAGCACTCGGCACCTcccattcattcattcatccatccacccatcaTCCCAATTCATCCACATCCACATCCACATCCCCGTCGCCAGCCTCCCATCCTCTTTtcaaccaccaccgtcgccgtccacgtcttcttctcttcgCCATCTCTCTCTGGCCTCACCCGCATCACGCCAACCGCGCGCCCCCTCCGTGTTCTCTCTCCGggcggcacgcacgcgctGCGATCGCGACCCCCCCGCGCCTGCCTTTCGAGCCTGCACCCCTTGACGGTCCAGCTCCACCCCAGGAGCTTTCCATCACGAGAATGACCGTCGTTGCGACCATCAAGTACGTCTGCCACAGGGCCACCATGTCCTGCACCCCTCActctgcctcgccgcgctgcgtTTCCCTCCCGTTCTTTTTCGACGACACACTGCGGCCCCAAGCCCCCTTGGCAtatcgccgcggcgctgccttCACTGGATACCGCTCCTGGATCGGACGTAGCTTCGTCTGACTCTGGGGTGCGCGACAACGGTGCCGTTGCATAAAGAAGTTCCTGAATCCATAAAGCACGAATTTCACGTCCCTTGCAAGCATCTGGCTGACCGTTGCGTTCTCTTCCAggtgcgtcgtcgttggtgaCGGTGCTGTGGGCAAGACGTGCCTCCTCATCAGCTACACCACCAACAAATTTCCCTCGGAATATGTCCCGACCGTCTTTGACAACTATGCGGTCACGGTTATGTGAGTTAGCTCCGCGTCCTCCCTTGTTAAATTggcgtggccgcggcggaggtCGTGTGTGCGATATCGTCGGCGCAGGCAGTGCGAAAGACGACTCTCGTTCGACGATTTGCTCGCGGCGTCGTATTACGTACATGCGACGACAACCAACATACTTTGGCCCTGCGGCATCTTGTTCGAGCTGGAGCCTAATTGGTCGCGATAGGatcggcgacgagccatATACTCTCGGCTTGTTCGATACTGCAGGTCAAGAGGACTATGACAGACTTCGACCTCTCTCCTACCCACAGACCGATGTTTTCCTCGTCTGCTTCAGTGTCACATCACCCGCATCGTTCGAGAACGTCCGCGAGAAGTGGTTCCCCGAGGTGCACCACCACTGTCCCGGCGTCCCCTGCCTCATTGTAGGCACCCAGGTCGACTTGCGCGACGACCCCAGCGTTAGGGAGAAGTTGGCGAGGCAGAAGATGACCCCGGTTCGGAGAGAAGATGGCGAGCGcatggccaaggagctcggcgctgTCAAGTACGTGGAGTGCAGCGCGCTCACGCAGTTCAAGCTGAAGGATGTGTTTGACGAGGTATGGCGATTCCTTCTCTCGCACTTTCCGGATAACGATGAGCACTGACAGCGATAACAGGCGATTGTTGCTGCGCTTGAACCGCCCAtgcccaagaagaagtcaCACAAGTGTCTCGTCCTATAAATGGGCGTTGCCAAGAAATAAAGTAAAAAGAGAGAGCGAAGAAGCCAACGGACATGCCGACATACACAACTATTTCCGCCCAAGTACGAGGAGACTAGAGGGAGAAGATTTGCCggcgtgccggcgacgaagcaTAGGCGGAGTTGGAGATCGGAAGGTCGACGGACGACGTGAGAGTGACATGGCCTCTGCGGGCTGGGGTCGCGGTGGTCCTGCGCATGGCTCTAGTGTGTCACGACGAGGTGTGGAATGCCGAGACGAGAGTGGCGCACAGGGTGCAAGCGCCGTTTGGTCATGCACGCACGGGGTTGGATGAATCCGTCTCGTCTTGgggcttgcctgcctgcgttGCCACGGTCTGGCGTTGcctctggggcggcgggaggcaGGGGCGGATGAGAtgcctcgcctcgctgtTTCTCGATACTCTTTTCTTTGTTTTGGGCCGAGAAGATTTTGACAAAGTTCAGGGCAGGGCTGCCTCGATAGGATCAGTTTGGCGATTGGAGTGCAATCACATGGACGGTTTGTTTTTGTTcagcccgcctcgccctgccctgccctgcacTACACTGCCCtgcgcgcctgctgcgtctTGTTACTGCTCGTTGGCTTGGTTGTCATCTTGTTTTGTAGCGAGCGAATAGACGAGCAACTCACGCGAGTCGGTGAGAGACGGGGAGACGTTTCTGAGACTGGAACAGAGCCAAGAAGCCTCTTGCCTACCGTTGTGCAACaggagcaagcaagcatgaCGGTCCGTGAGCGTGCCGGCTCGCGGACCGGCTCCGCCGTCTCCAGCTCCAGAGTTTATAGGTGCTTTCTCGGCAATTCCCAATCGTGCCTCGTTAAGTCTCTTACGTACAACGATGCTTCGGATGCCATTTGTCCAGTGTCCCTAGCCGCACTTTTATGGAGATTTGCTGTCGGAGCAGTCCGGTCTGCACCAACCTTCCCCCGGTGAAGGGTGAGGAGGGTCCCGCAGGCCCAGCGAGTGGCTCGGGTTGGCCTTGCACATACGACTCGTACGACCACGTCTGCAGAGGGCGCCCGAAAAGGGTGGGCACTTGACCTCTTTATGCTGCCTTTTTCATATGTACCCAGGCGTGCCTCCGACAGTCAAGTGGGCGGTCCCGGAAACCACATCGGACTGGAGACTTGCAGAGCGCCCCGCAAACGGGCGCCCGATTGGGGCAAAGTTCGCGGGGGCTTGCTTGTCCCAGCCTGTCCGTgggtgggatggatggggacCGACCTACGGATGACtgtggaggggcagcaccTCCTCGTGGAGCTACAGAACCGCAGCTCGGTCGCCCATGCCAGtgccggcccgccgacgccggccgtggattgctgctgctgctggtgggaGGTCGGCGTCCGCGGGTCCTACTGGACCCGACCGACCGTGGCAGAAAGGCGAAGGGTGCGGTACTCTTTATTTATGGCAAAGTGATAAGCTGCTGGGTCTCCTCCCCTTGAGTGAGGCGCTTCTTCCTTTCACGTCTTGCAGGAGCCCCCCTGTTGTTTGCGATCTAGTCGACACCCCTTGAACATCCCAAGTCTAGCTTCCATCGTCACGAGGTAGCACGCCTTCTCGCTCTCTCGCATATCCTTTTCGTAGGATATGaagtcgacggcgctcgTAAGCCTGCTCCTTTGGAGCGGGCTGTCTGCGGCgtgcg is part of the Purpureocillium takamizusanense chromosome 7, complete sequence genome and encodes:
- a CDS encoding uncharacterized protein (EggNog:ENOG503NY2M~COG:U~TransMembrane:12 (i28-53o73-93i105-126o132-150i162-184o190-210i276-297o309-328i340-360o366-390i411-432o444-463i)); this encodes MSTMARSIRAKVTRQGERPVLLDIRSSTLLIVFTVAMAIFTDLFPYAVIVPVLPYALPERTGVPRDSVQRWMSVSLAAFGASVLVFSPIWGVLADRIQSRRAPMLAGLFLLGASTLLLTLMNSVAMMVAGRVLQGMTGALTWAVGLALVVDTVDPKHIGQAMGWIGTSMSWAALSAPLLGGVVYGKGGWYQVWAMCYALIAGDIVLRFVIIEKKRAKKWQTVESEPVSRSTTDDKEKEQSSSQSADRDPEASLTPAPGTGQVTLGGILRMLKNPRLIAAFWGCVVESSIQTAFDAIIPLQVETLFGWDSIGAGLIFLPFIIPTFLSPVAGSLGDRYGAKWLTTFGFFLSTPFLICLRFVSENTIQHKVMLCGLLFGIGLGITCTMGPLMAEISWSMKDNRKESQLEREPIALAYALYNVAYAVGCMVGPLLGGFIRDQHGWPTVGWALAILTSFTGVTQLLWIGGPLKLRSQRLAPTAEAL
- a CDS encoding uncharacterized protein (TransMembrane:9 (n4-15c23/24o33-58i93-113o119-139i205-226o238-257i269-289o295-319i340-361o373-392i)~EggNog:ENOG503NY2M~COG:U); its protein translation is MSVSLAAFGASVLVFSPIWGVLADRIQSRRAPMLAGLFLLGASTLLLTLMNSVAMMVAGRVLQGMTGALTWAVGLALVVDTVDPKHIGQAMGWIGTSMSWAALSAPLLGGVVYGKGGWYQVWAMCYALIAGDIVLRFVIIEKKRAKKWQTVESEPVSRSTTDDKEKEQSSSQSADRDPEASLTPAPGTGQVTLGGILRMLKNPRLIAAFWGCVVESSIQTAFDAIIPLQVETLFGWDSIGAGLIFLPFIIPTFLSPVAGSLGDRYGAKWLTTFGFFLSTPFLICLRFVSENTIQHKVMLCGLLFGIGLGITCTMGPLMAEISWSMKDNRKESQLEREPIALAYALYNVAYAVGCMVGPLLGGFIRDQHGWPTVGWALAILTSFTGVTQLLWIGGPLKLRSQRLAPTAEAL
- the cdc42 gene encoding GTPase Cdc42 (EggNog:ENOG503NUXM~COG:U), coding for MTVVATIKCVVVGDGAVGKTCLLISYTTNKFPSEYVPTVFDNYAVTVMIGDEPYTLGLFDTAGQEDYDRLRPLSYPQTDVFLVCFSVTSPASFENVREKWFPEVHHHCPGVPCLIVGTQVDLRDDPSVREKLARQKMTPVRREDGERMAKELGAVKYVECSALTQFKLKDVFDEAIVAALEPPMPKKKSHKCLVL